One part of the Rutidosis leptorrhynchoides isolate AG116_Rl617_1_P2 chromosome 1, CSIRO_AGI_Rlap_v1, whole genome shotgun sequence genome encodes these proteins:
- the LOC139871821 gene encoding uncharacterized protein isoform X2, whose translation MQSKKIWKCLLIQLLYVEIYRILTKLRRYGTAGILSYGLLNTAYYLSAFLVTWFYIAPAPGKMGYFTAVKRFVKLMAMVWAGSQVTKLLRAGGALALAPVVAKGLSWFMAKFKFKSQAKAFTVIVGCCFGLAAVLFLVVTLLSA comes from the exons ATGCAAAGCAAGAAGATATGGAAATGTTTATTGATACAATTATTGTATGTGGAAATTTATAGGATATTGACGAAGCTTAGAAGATATGGAACCGCGGGGATATTGTCCTACGGGTTACTGAACACAGCCTATTATCTATCTGCTTTTCTTGTGACATG GTTCTACATTGCACCTGCACCAGGGAAAATGGGTTATTTTACAGCAGTTAAAAG GTTTGTAAAATTGATGGCTATGGTCTGGGCTGGAAGCCAAGTAACTAAACTTTTGAGAGCTGGAGG AGCTTTGGCACTCGCACCTGTAGTTGCTAAAGGTTTATCCTGGTTCATGGCCAAGTTCAAGTTTAAATCACAGGCAAAG GCCTTCACAGTGATTGTTGGGTGCTGTTTTGGACTTGCTGCTGTGTTGTTTCTTGTTGTGACGCTGCTTTCCGCATAA
- the LOC139871821 gene encoding uncharacterized protein isoform X1 → MQSKKIWKCLLIQLLYVEIYRILTKLRRYGTAGILSYGLLNTAYYLSAFLVTWFYIAPAPGKMGYFTAVKRFVKLMAMVWAGSQVTKLLRAGGALALAPVVAKGLSWFMAKFKFKSQAKTQEMHELHIHHTPTVYRPLKLKWWTNQLSSYFI, encoded by the exons ATGCAAAGCAAGAAGATATGGAAATGTTTATTGATACAATTATTGTATGTGGAAATTTATAGGATATTGACGAAGCTTAGAAGATATGGAACCGCGGGGATATTGTCCTACGGGTTACTGAACACAGCCTATTATCTATCTGCTTTTCTTGTGACATG GTTCTACATTGCACCTGCACCAGGGAAAATGGGTTATTTTACAGCAGTTAAAAG GTTTGTAAAATTGATGGCTATGGTCTGGGCTGGAAGCCAAGTAACTAAACTTTTGAGAGCTGGAGG AGCTTTGGCACTCGCACCTGTAGTTGCTAAAGGTTTATCCTGGTTCATGGCCAAGTTCAAGTTTAAATCACAGGCAAAG ACACAAGAGATGCACGAACTACATATCCATCACACCCCGACAGTCTATCGTCCCTTAAAGCTAAAGTGGTGGACTAACCAGTTATCTTCATATTTCATCTAG
- the LOC139901752 gene encoding uncharacterized protein gives MPTWPEKWMVIHDASRNDGLSAIILGFDSIPVRSGDELTLLGVFHQLSSPLKIKSMIDGSGSNGNVKDYEQMKKEEYLKREDVMELSKICTAKKIIFHIDVQAASSPRNAAATAAKSLKVTWVVLDRQMKKDKRYFMDKLKCGILRMKSSNTIEKLRGPILIEDKKPMRRTLSSEHVSYGEMIPQMSKQRDSKKSKIHIFISFAANIRGKMGGSGRWATETSGQKTTNLPKQEDCISGDTSKRNLSNFEIDPKNEQAPPESKDIIEVEFDEQTEFEYSVCSVCQNKRPSMRLKRDFNYAELQQVTNNFSSTNFLSEGGFGSVYKGEMIGGLKVAVKQHKDASSQGEKEFKSEVNVLSKARHPNLVVLLGSCSEGTHRLLVYEFVCNGSLDQHLSRPELTWDKRIKIALGAARGLDYLHRINIIHRDMRPNNILVTHDYEALLGDFGLARTDCVDTDSTGVVGTLGYVAPEYAECGKVSTKTDVYSFGVVLLQLITGCRTREEKFEGKTLVEWARPLLEEKNFPVLIDEKILDVHVFQLYLMVKLVDGCLKKDPSKRETMQDVVQELECIKMGTTRYRDLKQC, from the exons ATGCCTACGTGGCCAGAAAAATGGATGGTAATTCATGATGCGTCACGAAATGATGGTTTAAGCGCGATCATATTAGGTTTTGACAGTATACCGGTTAGATCAGGGGATGAACTAACACTCCTTGGAGTCTTTCACCAGCTTTCTAGTCCTT TGAAAATCAAGAGCATGATTGATGGCAGTGGTTCGAACGGAAATGTTAAAGATTATGAACAGATGAAGAAAGAGGAGTACCTTAAACGAGAGGATGTGATGGAATTGTCTAAGATTTGTACAGCAAAAAAG ATAATATTTCATATAGATGTGCAAGCTGCATCGTCACCAAGAAACGCTGCTGCAACAGCTGCCAAAAGTTTAAAGGTTACGTGGGTGGTACTTGATCG GCAGATGAAGAAAGACAAAAGGTACTTTATGGATAAGCTTAAGTGTGGCATACTAAGGATGAAAAGTAGTAACACAATCGAAAAGCTACGAGGGCCTATACTTATAGAAGATAAGAAACCGATGCGAAGGACTTTAAGCAGTGAACATGTCTCATATGGCGAAATGATACCGCAAATGTCAAAACAAAGAGACTCCAAGAAAAGTAAGATCCATATTTTCATCTCATTTGCTGCTAATATAAGGGGTAAAATGGGTGGGTCGGGTCGTTGGGCTACAG AAACAAGTGGTCAAAAGACAACAAACTTACCAAAACAAGAAGATTGCATAAGTGGTGATACAAGCAAAAGAAACTTATCCAATTTCGAAATCGATCCTAAAAATGAACAGGCCCCACCCGAGAGTAAAGATATTATCGAGGTTGAGTTTGATGAACAAACAGAATTTGAATATTCAGTTTGTTCGGTTTGCCAGAACAAGCGTCCTAGTATGAGGTTAAAACGAGACTTCAACTATGCCGAACTGCAACAAGTGACTAACAATTTCTCCTCAACAAACTTCTTATCAGAAGGCGGGTTTGGTTCTGTATATAAAGGAGAGATGATAGGTGGATTAAAAGTTGCTGTCAAACAACATAAAGACGCAAGTTCGCAAGGGGAAAAAGAGTTTAAGTCAGAAGTTAATGTACTTAGCAAGGCTCGGCACCCGAACTTGGTCGTGTTGTTAGGATCATGTTCAGAAGGAACACATAGACTGCTCGTTTATGAGTTCGTATGCAACGGTTCTTTGGATCAACACTTGTCAA GGCCGGAACTTACTTGGGACAAGAGAATAAAAATCGCGCTAGGAGCTGCACGAGGTCTAGATTATCTACATCGAATAAACATCATACATCGAGATATGAGGCCAAATAACATTCTCGTAACACATGACTACGAAGCACTG CTAGGTGATTTTGGTCTAGCAAGAACCGACTGTGTTGATACTGATTCGACTGGAGTGGTTGGGACCCTTGGATACGTAGCACCTGAGTACGCAGAATGCGGAAAGGTGTCAACCAAGACAGATGTTTACTCATTCGGTGTAGTCCTGTTACAGCTCATCACTGGATGTAGGACCCGGGAGGAGAAATTCGAAGGGAAAACGCTCGTTGAATGG GCAAGGCCACTTCTTGAAGAAAAGAATTTtccagttttaattgatgaaaagatTCTTGATGTTCATGTCTTTCAACTGTATCTCATGGTAAAGCTTGTTGATGGTTGTCTCAAAAAAGATCCTTCCAAGAGAGAAACAATGCAAGAT GTGGTACAGGAATTAGAATGCATAAAGATGGGAACTACAAGGTATAGAGACCTAAAGCAATGTTAA
- the LOC139871833 gene encoding vacuolar protein sorting-associated protein 2 homolog 2, which translates to MKAINIFKKKTSPKDALRESKREMSVATRGIEREIASLQMEERKLVAEIKKTAKTGNEAATKILARQLVRLRQQITNLQGSRAQIRGVATHTQTLYANTSISTGMKGATKAMVAMNKEMAPGKQIKVIKSFQKESAQLDMTIEMMSESIDETLDKDEAEEETENLTNQVLDEIGVGVASQLSSAPKGRLGPKKVENAAPSSVTNDVDDLEKRLASLRRI; encoded by the exons ATGAAAGCCATCAACATCTTCAAGAAGAAGACTTCACCTAAAG ATGCACTGAGGGAGAGCAAAAGAGAAATGTCTGTCGCCACACGCG GTATTGAGCGCGAAATTGCAAGCTTACAGATGGAG GAGAGGAAATTAGTGGCGGAGATTAAGAAAACAGCTAAGACCGGGAACGAG GCTGCCACCAAGATATTAGCTCGTCAGCTTGTTCGTCTACGACAGCAAATAACAAATCTGCAAGGCAGTCGTGCACAGATCAGAGGTGTAGCAACTCACACACAG ACTCTGTACGCCAACACTTCGATTTCTACTGGTATGAAAGGTGCAACAAAAGCAATGGTTGCCATGAACAAG GAAATGGCCCCTGGAAAACAAATTAAAGTGATTAAAAGTTTCCAGAAGGAGTCAGCTCAGCTGGATATGAct aTTGAGATGATGTCTGAGTCCATTGATGAAACTTTAGACAAAGATGAGGCTGAAGAGGAAACAGAGAACCTTACAAATCAA GTGCTTGACGAGATTGGTGTAGGCGTTGCATCACAG TTATCTTCAGCACCAAAAGGTCGACTTGGACCCAAGAAAGTTGAGAATGCAGCCCCCAG TTCTGTTACAAACGATGTCGATGATCTTGAAAAGAGACTTGCGTCTCTTCGACGCATATGA